Proteins encoded together in one Armatimonadota bacterium window:
- a CDS encoding cyclic nucleotide-binding domain-containing protein — MIPADLMPTFAKNYLLCGLPDRVIPELAEMAELGACESGASLVEKGQKGSDLYVILSGRLQVLSPQGDKLADVEPGSMVGEVALVDDQPRSADVVAIGLTKFARLPAAELRRYMAQNREVGFVMLANLARVLSMRLRNASIVLEDLKEKASQDPWRYAL, encoded by the coding sequence ATGATCCCCGCCGACCTGATGCCCACCTTTGCCAAGAACTACCTCCTCTGCGGCCTTCCTGATCGGGTCATCCCCGAGCTTGCTGAAATGGCAGAGCTTGGGGCCTGCGAATCCGGTGCCAGTTTGGTTGAGAAGGGCCAAAAGGGAAGCGACCTCTACGTCATCCTATCCGGGCGGCTTCAGGTTCTCTCGCCGCAGGGCGACAAGCTGGCCGACGTGGAGCCAGGGAGCATGGTGGGCGAAGTGGCCCTGGTGGACGATCAGCCCAGGTCCGCGGACGTAGTCGCGATCGGGCTAACGAAGTTCGCGCGTCTGCCTGCCGCAGAGCTGAGGCGCTACATGGCGCAGAACCGCGAGGTGGGCTTTGTGATGCTCGCCAATCTGGCGCGGGTGCTCAGCATGCGGCTGCGCAACGCCTCGATCGTCCTGGAAGACCTTAAGGAAAAGGCCTCGCAGGACCCCTGGCGCTACGCTCTCTGA
- a CDS encoding prolyl oligopeptidase family serine peptidase has protein sequence MRRSRWLLAGFVFVLALGQSVGWQQAKKPLDHSVYDGWKSVRLPALSRDGQWLAFGVFPQVGDGVLYVKSTGGESEKQIARGSGQRFTKDGRFLLFTILPAKADVDQAKKDKKAPKDQPKNALGILELSTGKQTTLERVKAWKMATDDAGFIAYQLEEPPTPPAKPDEKKPEAGGEAKPPTQTPPAKQTEAAKPAEPIKQGEPAKPKKPEKKKDHPAGSELIVRNLATGEETKIADVVDYQFSEDGSTLVTTISSKTGETDGVVVHNLQKKDSVTAMKGMGHYTLVTLSKKGGKVAFLSDRDDYAADQPSYSVYLWAPHMKDAEQKVKEGNPAIQKGFWIPNRGSLRFSESGNRLFFPVAPKPEPEPKDKPAATDEEKAELDIWSWRDAPLMPVQLLRMAADRNKTYDALIFLDNGSIRQIEDEKSDSVTVGSKGDSDLGVTNSDDPYGVSASWDPGVVDSYLVNVRTGTKTQVRKGAKNGISLSPDSRYAVWFDGEAKAWFARDVRSGRVVNVTKDVPQPVHDVDDDHPDLPGPQGLGGWLKGDEGVLVYDQYDIWLCDPSGSRKPVCVTDGYGRNWEITLRVIDTNPDEDFLAPNAQLLLNGFDQRTKASGFLKDSLGVEERPVKLLWGKYAFTFSGKAKNANNVVYSRQTFSEYPDIWTSDLTFANGKRMSDANPQQKEYNWATSELVSWTSLDGIPLQGLLIKPEDFDPTKKYPMIVYFYERDSQNLFRYRSPSPSASTINPTMFASNGYLVFIPDIPYKIGYPGESCVNAVLPGVTNLLDRTYVDPKRIGVQGQSWGGYQIAYLVTRTNLFAAAGAGAAVSNMFSAYGGIRWGSGLVRQMQYEHGQSRIGGTPWEKPLRYMENSPIFWVDKVTTPLLLMNNDKDGAVPWYQGIEFFTALRRLSKPVWMLVYNNEDHNLTMRKNQKDLSVRLQQFFDHYLKGAPAPVWMAEGVPAVKKGKTFGLEMPPAGEKKAGG, from the coding sequence ATGCGTCGCAGTCGATGGCTTCTCGCCGGGTTTGTCTTTGTGTTGGCCCTGGGCCAAAGTGTGGGGTGGCAGCAGGCCAAAAAGCCCCTCGACCATTCGGTCTATGACGGCTGGAAGTCGGTCCGCCTGCCCGCGCTCTCGCGCGACGGCCAATGGCTGGCGTTCGGCGTTTTCCCGCAGGTCGGCGACGGCGTCCTCTATGTGAAGAGCACCGGCGGCGAATCGGAGAAGCAGATCGCCCGAGGCAGCGGCCAACGCTTCACCAAGGACGGCCGATTCCTGCTCTTCACGATCCTGCCCGCCAAGGCCGACGTGGACCAGGCCAAGAAGGACAAGAAGGCCCCCAAGGACCAGCCCAAGAACGCTCTCGGCATCCTGGAGCTCTCCACCGGCAAGCAGACCACCCTCGAGCGCGTGAAGGCCTGGAAGATGGCCACGGACGACGCCGGTTTCATCGCCTATCAGCTCGAAGAGCCCCCCACCCCTCCCGCCAAGCCGGACGAAAAGAAACCCGAAGCCGGCGGCGAAGCCAAGCCACCAACCCAAACTCCACCTGCAAAGCAGACCGAGGCGGCAAAGCCCGCGGAGCCCATCAAGCAGGGTGAACCCGCCAAGCCCAAGAAGCCTGAGAAGAAGAAGGACCACCCCGCAGGCTCAGAGCTCATCGTGCGCAACCTCGCCACCGGTGAAGAAACCAAGATCGCCGACGTCGTGGACTACCAGTTCTCCGAAGACGGCAGCACCCTGGTCACGACTATCTCCTCCAAGACAGGCGAGACCGACGGCGTCGTGGTCCACAACCTCCAGAAGAAGGACTCCGTCACGGCGATGAAGGGCATGGGCCACTACACGCTCGTCACGCTCTCGAAGAAGGGTGGCAAGGTGGCATTCCTCTCGGATCGAGACGACTACGCCGCCGACCAGCCCTCCTACTCCGTGTACCTCTGGGCGCCCCACATGAAGGACGCCGAGCAGAAAGTCAAGGAGGGCAACCCCGCCATCCAGAAGGGCTTTTGGATCCCCAATCGAGGTTCTCTGCGCTTCTCCGAATCGGGCAACCGCCTGTTCTTCCCCGTTGCGCCAAAACCCGAGCCTGAACCCAAGGACAAGCCCGCGGCCACCGACGAGGAGAAAGCCGAACTCGACATCTGGAGCTGGCGCGACGCCCCGCTCATGCCCGTGCAGCTTCTTCGCATGGCAGCCGATCGAAACAAGACGTACGACGCCCTGATCTTCCTGGACAACGGCTCCATCCGACAGATCGAAGACGAAAAGTCGGACTCGGTCACCGTCGGCTCGAAGGGTGACTCCGACCTTGGTGTCACGAACAGCGACGACCCGTATGGCGTGTCGGCCTCGTGGGACCCCGGCGTCGTGGACTCGTACTTGGTCAACGTCCGCACCGGCACGAAGACCCAAGTCCGGAAGGGAGCCAAGAATGGCATCTCGCTCTCACCCGATTCGCGCTATGCGGTCTGGTTCGATGGCGAGGCCAAGGCTTGGTTCGCGCGCGACGTGCGTTCCGGGCGCGTTGTGAACGTCACCAAGGACGTACCCCAGCCCGTCCACGACGTGGACGACGACCACCCCGACCTGCCAGGGCCCCAGGGTCTGGGTGGCTGGCTGAAGGGCGACGAGGGCGTGCTGGTCTACGATCAGTACGACATCTGGCTCTGCGACCCCTCGGGTTCGCGAAAGCCGGTGTGCGTCACCGACGGCTACGGCCGCAACTGGGAGATCACGCTCCGCGTGATCGACACCAACCCCGACGAGGACTTCCTCGCGCCGAACGCCCAGCTCCTACTCAATGGCTTCGACCAGCGCACCAAGGCCAGCGGGTTCCTCAAGGACTCCCTGGGCGTCGAGGAGCGCCCGGTCAAGCTCCTCTGGGGCAAGTACGCGTTCACGTTCAGCGGAAAGGCCAAGAACGCCAACAACGTGGTCTATAGCCGCCAGACGTTCAGCGAATACCCCGACATCTGGACCTCCGACCTCACCTTCGCCAACGGCAAGAGGATGAGCGACGCGAACCCCCAGCAGAAGGAATACAACTGGGCGACCTCGGAGCTTGTGAGCTGGACCTCGCTCGACGGCATTCCGCTACAAGGCCTCTTGATCAAGCCCGAGGACTTCGATCCCACCAAGAAGTACCCGATGATCGTGTACTTCTATGAGCGCGACTCGCAGAACCTGTTCCGGTATCGCTCGCCCTCGCCGAGCGCGAGCACGATCAACCCAACGATGTTCGCCAGCAACGGCTACCTCGTGTTTATCCCCGACATTCCCTACAAGATCGGCTATCCCGGCGAGAGCTGCGTGAACGCCGTGCTTCCGGGAGTGACCAACTTGCTCGACCGAACCTACGTGGACCCCAAACGCATCGGCGTGCAGGGGCAGAGCTGGGGTGGCTATCAAATCGCGTATCTGGTGACCCGCACCAACCTGTTTGCGGCAGCCGGCGCCGGCGCGGCGGTGAGCAACATGTTCAGCGCCTACGGCGGCATTCGGTGGGGATCAGGTCTGGTAAGGCAGATGCAATATGAGCACGGCCAAAGCCGCATCGGCGGCACGCCCTGGGAGAAGCCTCTACGCTACATGGAAAATTCGCCCATCTTCTGGGTCGACAAGGTCACGACGCCGCTCCTGCTCATGAACAACGACAAGGACGGCGCCGTACCGTGGTACCAGGGCATCGAGTTCTTCACGGCTTTGCGAAGGCTCAGTAAACCGGTCTGGATGCTGGTCTACAACAACGAGGACCACAACCTGACGATGCGCAAGAACCAGAAGGACCTTTCCGTGCGGCTGCAGCAGTTCTTCGACCACTACCTGAAGGGCGCCCCCGCGCCAGTCTGGATGGCGGAGGGTGTTCCGGCGGTCAAGAAAGGCAAGACCTTCGGCCTGGAGATGCCTCCGGCTGGGGAAAAGAAAGCCGGGGGATAG
- a CDS encoding sigma-70 family RNA polymerase sigma factor, whose translation MATIAKELDYREESRFNALMQETYRKVYNLAFRLAGNKLDAEDLTQEAFYRAYRSFPDYEGDKPFENWIFRIVTRLFLDLLRARKRRVQAMSYDAPLQREGSDDTVFFDMADQSPSAEQILLGGSFSEELQAALDALSEEQRTLITLADIEQMPYKDIAAIMGKPVGTIRSRLHRAHKQLRARVEAARKCREKSCGCGMRVCTDLG comes from the coding sequence ATGGCCACTATCGCAAAGGAATTGGACTATCGGGAAGAGAGCCGCTTCAACGCGCTCATGCAGGAGACCTATCGCAAGGTTTATAACCTGGCGTTTCGGCTCGCCGGCAACAAGCTGGATGCCGAAGACCTGACCCAAGAGGCGTTTTACCGAGCCTACCGCAGCTTCCCCGACTATGAGGGCGACAAGCCGTTCGAGAACTGGATTTTCCGTATCGTGACGCGGCTATTCCTCGACCTTCTGCGCGCTCGCAAGCGCCGCGTGCAGGCCATGAGCTATGACGCGCCGCTCCAGCGCGAGGGCAGCGACGACACCGTTTTCTTCGACATGGCGGACCAAAGTCCCAGCGCCGAACAGATTTTGTTGGGTGGCTCTTTCAGCGAGGAGCTTCAGGCAGCCTTGGACGCGCTCTCCGAGGAGCAGCGCACCCTGATCACGCTGGCCGACATCGAGCAGATGCCCTACAAGGACATCGCCGCGATCATGGGCAAGCCGGTGGGCACCATCCGCTCGCGGCTCCACCGTGCACATAAGCAGCTCCGCGCTAGGGTCGAAGCTGCACGCAAGTGCCGCGAAAAGTCCTGCGGCTGCGGGATGCGGGTCTGCACGGATTTGGGATAG
- a CDS encoding redoxin family protein: MMRTVTLIFAGAALAAAAFGDDAGIGPGSAAPAMDVKAWFKGKPVTKFDKNKTYVVEFWATWCGPCKTSIPHLTELAKKNADVTFVGVSIWEDNKDGNIQKFVDQMGAKMDYSVGWSSNKEGMAKTWMEAAGQNGIPSAFIVKGGQIQWIGHPMTMGEPLAQIKSGKFDLAKFKGEFDKQAEESRQMMAARKDLQAIQEAYNSGKKQEAKDQLDALVKRIPRFAEQAETIKFGWLAVEDPKAWEAKAEELSKAGNWMSLVDYALTVSSVPNADMAMPCKAMDLAVKATSEKHPIVLYYAAIMFERAKDYKKGLEYAGKALAAIPGNEIEKDGSFKDAVTKLQQNLTQKAGG, translated from the coding sequence ATGATGCGAACAGTCACCCTTATTTTTGCGGGCGCAGCCCTCGCGGCCGCTGCCTTCGGCGACGACGCCGGAATCGGCCCGGGCTCAGCAGCCCCGGCGATGGACGTCAAGGCCTGGTTCAAAGGCAAACCCGTCACCAAGTTCGACAAGAACAAGACCTATGTCGTCGAGTTTTGGGCCACGTGGTGCGGCCCCTGCAAGACCAGCATCCCGCACCTCACCGAGCTCGCCAAAAAGAACGCCGATGTGACGTTCGTCGGTGTGAGCATCTGGGAAGACAACAAGGATGGCAACATCCAGAAGTTCGTGGACCAGATGGGCGCCAAGATGGATTACAGCGTCGGATGGTCCAGCAATAAAGAAGGCATGGCCAAGACCTGGATGGAAGCGGCCGGCCAGAACGGCATTCCCAGCGCGTTCATCGTCAAGGGCGGGCAGATCCAGTGGATCGGCCATCCGATGACCATGGGTGAGCCGCTTGCGCAGATCAAATCGGGCAAGTTTGACCTGGCCAAGTTCAAAGGGGAATTCGACAAGCAGGCCGAGGAGAGCCGTCAGATGATGGCCGCCAGGAAGGACCTTCAGGCAATCCAAGAGGCCTACAACTCGGGCAAGAAGCAGGAGGCCAAGGACCAGCTCGACGCGTTGGTGAAGAGGATTCCGAGGTTCGCCGAGCAGGCTGAGACGATCAAGTTTGGTTGGCTCGCTGTCGAGGACCCCAAAGCTTGGGAGGCCAAAGCCGAAGAACTGAGCAAAGCCGGCAATTGGATGTCGCTGGTGGACTACGCGCTCACCGTTTCATCGGTGCCCAACGCGGACATGGCGATGCCGTGCAAGGCCATGGATCTAGCCGTGAAGGCAACCAGCGAAAAACACCCGATCGTGCTCTACTACGCGGCGATCATGTTCGAGCGCGCCAAGGACTATAAGAAGGGCCTGGAATACGCGGGCAAGGCGCTCGCCGCCATTCCCGGCAATGAGATCGAGAAGGACGGCAGCTTCAAAGACGCCGTCACGAAACTTCAGCAGAACTTGACGCAGAAGGCCGGCGGCTGA
- a CDS encoding DUF1080 domain-containing protein — MSPLTLILMAFAGVFAVPACAQERTSLLPAANLTGWVQRGGKATYAVEGKEIVGSAVLNTPNSFLCTEKTYGDFILEYDFKVDPRLNSGVQIRSECFDHRTQVDWQGKTVNIPAGRVHGYQVEIDPDAKRDRWWSAGLYDEGRRGWLYPGPLGGDEKAFTERGRKLLKHGQWNRVKVEAIGDTIKTWLNGKPCAEIKDAMTLRGFIALQVHNIGNDATMAGAQVRWRNLRITDLDLKPNTLSPQEKRDGWRLLWDGKTPKGWRSAKGEDFPSKGWVIEDGVLTVLGSGGGESVAGGDIVTRERYSQFELLVDFKITPGANSGIKYFCQPNLDPITGTGAKAATGSAIGLEFQILDDERHPDAKLGRDGNRTVASLYDLIPASAGKHAYPIGEWNTARIVVRGSHVEHWLNGRKVLEYERGSTAFRELVAQSKYKTIPGFGEWPDGHILLQEHGDRVSFRSIKIRVLGSQNRDPFH, encoded by the coding sequence ATGAGCCCCCTAACCCTGATCCTTATGGCCTTCGCAGGAGTATTTGCTGTTCCCGCCTGCGCTCAAGAACGAACGAGCCTGCTCCCAGCCGCCAACCTCACGGGCTGGGTTCAGCGCGGAGGGAAGGCAACCTACGCCGTCGAAGGCAAAGAGATCGTGGGCTCGGCGGTGCTCAACACTCCCAACTCCTTCCTCTGCACCGAGAAGACCTACGGCGACTTCATCCTGGAGTACGACTTCAAGGTGGACCCCAGGCTGAACTCCGGCGTGCAGATCCGCAGCGAGTGCTTCGACCATAGAACGCAGGTCGACTGGCAGGGCAAGACCGTCAACATCCCCGCCGGACGCGTGCACGGCTACCAGGTCGAGATCGACCCCGACGCCAAGCGCGACCGCTGGTGGAGCGCGGGCCTTTACGACGAAGGCCGCCGCGGGTGGCTGTATCCCGGACCGCTGGGCGGCGACGAGAAGGCGTTCACCGAGCGCGGGCGCAAGCTGCTCAAGCATGGCCAGTGGAACCGCGTCAAGGTCGAAGCCATCGGCGACACCATCAAGACCTGGCTGAACGGCAAGCCTTGCGCCGAGATCAAGGACGCCATGACCCTCCGCGGGTTCATCGCCCTGCAAGTTCACAACATCGGAAACGACGCCACCATGGCCGGCGCGCAGGTGCGCTGGCGCAACCTCAGGATCACCGACCTCGATCTCAAACCAAATACGCTTAGCCCGCAAGAGAAGAGGGACGGCTGGAGGCTGCTCTGGGACGGCAAGACCCCCAAGGGCTGGCGCAGCGCGAAGGGCGAGGACTTCCCCAGCAAGGGTTGGGTGATCGAGGACGGCGTGCTGACGGTGCTGGGCAGCGGCGGCGGCGAATCCGTCGCAGGCGGCGACATCGTCACCCGCGAGCGCTACAGCCAGTTCGAGCTGCTCGTGGACTTCAAGATCACGCCTGGCGCGAACAGCGGCATCAAGTACTTCTGCCAACCGAACCTGGACCCCATCACCGGAACCGGCGCGAAGGCCGCCACCGGCTCGGCCATCGGCCTGGAGTTCCAGATCCTCGACGACGAGCGCCACCCGGACGCCAAGCTCGGCCGAGACGGCAATCGCACCGTCGCCTCGCTCTACGACCTCATCCCGGCATCCGCCGGAAAGCACGCCTATCCGATCGGCGAGTGGAACACGGCGCGGATCGTCGTGCGCGGGAGCCACGTCGAGCACTGGCTGAACGGCCGCAAGGTGCTCGAATATGAGCGCGGCTCAACCGCTTTTCGAGAGCTGGTGGCGCAGAGCAAGTACAAGACGATCCCCGGCTTCGGCGAATGGCCGGACGGGCACATCCTGCTCCAAGAGCACGGCGACCGGGTGAGCTTTAGGAGCATCAAGATAAGGGTTCTGGGGTCACAGAACCGTGATCCCTTTCACTGA
- a CDS encoding PEP-CTERM sorting domain-containing protein codes for MKYRIPPSLSTAFALACGLASSARAQWSVTYLHPADATGSVAQGGSNGQEAGYSSSAAGMHAGYWSGSAASWVDLHPAGSFRSEAYGTSGAQQVGYARFGDTWNYVDHASLWSGSAASWVDLNPAGATHSWAQGASGSQQVGHVYFNNYHAGLWSGSAASFVDLNPAGAAWSYGYGISGGRQVGSALVGGINRASLWSGSAATWVDLNPSGSTYSEAFGVLGTQQVGRAQFAGIDRAGLWNGTAASWVDLHPVFANTSVAWATDGSRQVGWILQTGRNRASIWNGNAASWEDLSLALSSDFTDSYAYGVWSEGATIYVAGQAWNNVLFRPEAVLWSSPVPEPATLTMLGTGGAALALRRNRRGVG; via the coding sequence ATGAAATACCGAATCCCACCTTCACTTTCAACGGCTTTCGCCTTGGCGTGCGGCCTGGCCTCGTCTGCAAGGGCGCAATGGTCCGTGACCTATCTGCACCCGGCAGACGCAACGGGTTCCGTTGCTCAAGGCGGATCCAATGGGCAGGAGGCTGGGTACTCAAGCTCCGCAGCCGGAATGCATGCCGGCTATTGGAGCGGAAGCGCTGCCTCGTGGGTGGATCTGCACCCGGCGGGCTCATTCCGTTCGGAAGCCTACGGCACTTCAGGAGCGCAGCAGGTCGGGTACGCGCGGTTCGGCGACACCTGGAACTACGTAGACCACGCAAGCCTCTGGAGCGGTTCGGCGGCCTCATGGGTCGACCTGAATCCCGCCGGTGCGACCCACTCGTGGGCGCAAGGCGCCTCCGGATCGCAGCAAGTTGGTCACGTCTACTTCAACAACTATCATGCCGGCCTTTGGAGCGGGTCAGCTGCTTCGTTCGTGGACCTCAATCCCGCAGGAGCGGCTTGGTCGTATGGTTACGGGATCTCCGGCGGGCGCCAAGTGGGCTCCGCTCTTGTTGGCGGGATCAACCGCGCAAGCCTTTGGAGCGGATCGGCGGCCACCTGGGTGGACCTCAACCCTTCGGGGTCGACATACTCGGAAGCGTTCGGGGTCTTAGGCACGCAACAGGTAGGGAGGGCCCAGTTCGCTGGGATCGACCGTGCGGGCCTATGGAACGGAACCGCCGCCTCGTGGGTGGATCTGCACCCCGTGTTTGCCAACACTTCGGTTGCCTGGGCCACCGACGGCAGCCGCCAGGTGGGGTGGATCCTCCAAACCGGGAGAAACAGGGCAAGCATCTGGAACGGCAACGCCGCTTCATGGGAGGATCTCTCGCTGGCGCTCTCGTCCGATTTCACGGACAGCTATGCGTACGGTGTCTGGAGCGAGGGCGCCACGATATACGTCGCCGGCCAGGCATGGAACAACGTCCTCTTCCGTCCTGAAGCCGTTCTCTGGTCCTCGCCCGTTCCCGAGCCGGCGACGTTAACCATGCTGGGAACTGGCGGAGCTGCACTGGCGCTGCGGCGCAATAGGCGAGGGGTAGGCTGA
- a CDS encoding Crp/Fnr family transcriptional regulator, whose amino-acid sequence MDKRSALSQFTFFSDAPPALRERIEQSAMQVALGAGADFYFEGDTLDVFAFVGRGDIRVYKLAPTGREIALYHVQDGESCLVNMLCVYLARPAMASARAEADTQAIAIPASTFREWVATEESVRRYVFSTMAKRMVDVMTLVEEVAFRRVDQRLAQLLSRRFGAEGESPKALATTHEELAAELGTVREVVSRLLKEFERGGILTVSRGRLELKDDLRLRTIAEPNDL is encoded by the coding sequence GTGGACAAACGGAGCGCTCTTAGCCAGTTCACGTTCTTTTCAGACGCGCCTCCAGCGCTGCGTGAGCGGATCGAGCAATCGGCCATGCAGGTGGCCTTGGGCGCCGGGGCCGACTTCTACTTTGAGGGCGATACGCTCGATGTCTTCGCCTTCGTCGGGCGAGGCGACATCCGCGTGTACAAGTTGGCGCCGACCGGGCGAGAGATCGCCCTTTACCACGTCCAGGACGGCGAGTCCTGTCTCGTGAATATGCTCTGTGTCTATCTCGCGCGGCCCGCAATGGCTTCGGCGCGCGCTGAAGCCGATACTCAGGCGATCGCCATCCCGGCCTCAACATTTCGTGAATGGGTCGCTACCGAGGAATCAGTCCGCCGATACGTGTTCTCGACGATGGCGAAGCGAATGGTGGACGTAATGACTCTCGTCGAAGAGGTGGCCTTTCGAAGGGTGGACCAAAGGCTGGCCCAGCTGCTTTCGCGACGTTTTGGCGCTGAAGGCGAGTCCCCAAAGGCGTTGGCGACCACTCACGAGGAACTGGCCGCGGAACTGGGAACGGTCCGCGAGGTGGTCAGCCGCCTGCTCAAGGAGTTCGAGCGAGGCGGGATCCTCACGGTCTCGCGCGGGCGCCTGGAGCTAAAAGACGACCTGCGATTGCGAACCATCGCCGAACCGAATGACCTCTGA
- a CDS encoding Gfo/Idh/MocA family oxidoreductase yields MDRRTFLRAALAAGTYALLPAGVFGAVGQGRRRIGPNDKVNLACCGIGNRGADIIRALNATGIANVVALCDTEIGAPRTQAILKEFPNLPHFRDFRQMFDRMGKQFDAVSIATPDHSHFPIAMLAMSQGKHIYVEKPLAHSFRQIELMMAAEKKYRVACQMGNQGHSEANYFQFKAWTEAGIIKNVTKITAFMNSPRRWHGMIATGYLPEQPIPELMDWNDWIATATEHPYNAGYLNGDWRSWYDFGNGALGDWGAHIFDTCHEFLEMGLPSEVEVKLEGHSPFLFPQASTIAFRFPKRGSMPPVELTWYDGVKNLPPLPDTFGGGVVDPNIPPPTKGAIDTKVNPPGKVIYGEGLTFKGGSHASTLEIIPTSAAKDLKLPEVPKTPSNHFLNFLRACRGEEKCRSNFAVAGPLCQAMALGVLAQRVNAKLEFDRAKKRITNHALANMMLSGAPPRREWEEFYRM; encoded by the coding sequence ATGGACCGCCGCACTTTTCTCAGGGCCGCGCTGGCGGCGGGGACTTATGCGCTGCTTCCGGCGGGCGTGTTCGGCGCCGTCGGGCAGGGGCGGCGCCGGATCGGGCCGAACGACAAGGTCAACCTTGCGTGCTGCGGTATCGGCAACCGCGGTGCCGACATCATCCGAGCGCTCAACGCCACCGGCATAGCAAACGTCGTCGCGCTCTGCGACACCGAGATCGGCGCGCCGCGCACCCAGGCGATCCTCAAGGAGTTTCCGAACCTGCCGCATTTCCGAGACTTCCGGCAGATGTTCGACAGGATGGGCAAGCAGTTCGACGCCGTCAGCATCGCCACGCCCGACCATTCGCACTTCCCGATCGCCATGCTGGCGATGTCGCAGGGCAAGCACATCTACGTCGAGAAGCCGCTGGCGCACAGCTTTCGGCAGATCGAGCTGATGATGGCCGCCGAGAAGAAGTACAGGGTCGCCTGCCAGATGGGCAACCAGGGCCACAGCGAGGCGAACTACTTCCAGTTCAAGGCGTGGACCGAGGCGGGGATCATCAAGAACGTCACCAAAATCACGGCGTTCATGAACAGCCCCAGGCGTTGGCACGGCATGATCGCCACCGGATACCTGCCCGAGCAGCCGATACCCGAACTGATGGACTGGAACGACTGGATCGCCACGGCGACGGAGCACCCCTATAACGCCGGCTACCTGAACGGCGACTGGCGGTCGTGGTACGACTTCGGCAACGGCGCGCTGGGAGACTGGGGCGCGCACATCTTCGACACTTGCCATGAGTTTCTGGAGATGGGACTGCCTTCGGAGGTTGAGGTGAAGCTGGAGGGCCACAGCCCGTTCCTCTTCCCGCAGGCCTCGACGATTGCGTTCCGGTTCCCGAAGCGGGGCTCGATGCCGCCGGTGGAGCTGACCTGGTACGACGGCGTGAAGAACCTGCCGCCGTTGCCGGACACCTTCGGCGGGGGCGTGGTGGACCCGAACATCCCGCCGCCCACCAAGGGGGCCATCGACACCAAGGTGAACCCCCCGGGCAAGGTGATCTATGGCGAGGGGCTGACCTTCAAGGGAGGCTCACACGCCTCGACCCTCGAGATCATCCCGACCTCTGCGGCTAAGGACCTCAAGCTGCCCGAGGTGCCGAAGACGCCGAGCAACCACTTCCTGAACTTCCTGCGCGCCTGTCGCGGAGAAGAGAAGTGCCGCTCGAACTTCGCGGTTGCGGGTCCTTTGTGTCAGGCAATGGCGCTCGGCGTGCTCGCTCAGCGAGTGAACGCCAAGTTGGAGTTCGATCGGGCCAAGAAGCGCATCACCAACCATGCCCTGGCGAACATGATGCTGAGCGGCGCCCCTCCGAGAAGAGAATGGGAAGAGTTCTATAGGATGTAG